TTTCCGGCGTACAGGTATGGTCGTGGAATACCACAAATGGCCGCAGCCTTTGGTAATGGTTTTTGGCCGATCGCATAGCGAAATCATGGCTATCTTGCAGCACGCCTTGCAGTAGTTTCCACAGCTGTGGCGTGGTTTGTGGGGAGATAGTGCGGCCAAAAGCGAATGAAAATGCCAGGTTAATATTTTTATAGTCTGCATCGCTGGCAGCACGCTCGGTGCGCAGACGGTCGGGGAGAATGCGAGTCTGGTAATACTGAGCGCGGTCGTTGGTAAATGCGGCGCTGTTTTCGGCTGGTGGAGGTGGCAGAATCGCCAGGCTGTCGGGAGCGGTTTGTTCGGTTAAAAATCCTTTGGTTTGAGCGTGAGCGCAGCCGGTCAAAACCGGGAAGATGCACACCAGAGTAAGCGCCAGACGATGAGTCGATGCCATTTAGATTGCTCCTTGTTATTACTTAAATTCGAATATGGCTCCTGCCCGAAGGTGAGATCAAAGAGATAAAACGCCGGCCAGCGCTAAAAAAACCGCGAGCATTAACAGACGTAACATGATGGTTTTACGAGTCAGCAGCGCATAACCGGTCATTAGCAGCAGGCTGGTTACGATGCATGGGGGAATAAGCATTGATGGCATATAAACGCCCCGAATCACTAATCACAACACAACCGGCAGGCCGCCTGAATCCATTAATACATAGAGCAAGCTGCCTGCCGGTAACCGTTATTTCAAAAGCTCCGCCTGAGCCTCTTTTAACTCCTGCTCAGCCTCGGCCAGTTTTTTTTGCTTATTAGCTATTTTGTCCGTACGGCCAGAGGCTTTAACTTTATTTAGCTCGGCCTGCCGTTCGGCCACTTTACGCTCTTTCTCTGTGATTCGATTTTGACGCTCAGCCAGCAGTGAAGCATTGGTGCAGTGCTCGCGTACTTCGCTCAGCGCTTTACGCAGCCCGTTGACCCGGAAGCTATTGCCGTATTTTTCTGCGTAACTTAGCTGATTTTCGATATTGGCTTGTTTAGCCGCGCAGCCGGTCAGAGGGGCGGCTGAAACCTGAAAGGATGCCCAGCCTGCGGTAATCAGAGAGATAATGAGAGCGAATTTCTTCATGCTATTTCCTTATAAATATCGCTAAAAAATAAATGTATTTCTCTTATTTATTAGTCTGCTCAATAAATTGCATCATTAATCAGAGGAATAGTTAACCCAAAGGCTAAAACCCATTTTGATATTGAGAAAAGCACAAAGGTTATCTGATCAAAATACCGGGATACTCTAGTCGGTATAAAATTAAAAACAATCTGAATTTTATCTGATTATTGCCAGAAAAGTATGGGTTGATGAGCCATTGGCCTTGAATCTATTGATTTTTTATGCCTGGTGGCAGAGAAGAAATCTGCGGCGCTATTAGTGGGGAATTAAACGGTTGAGATAATGATTGACGATTGTTTATTTTATAAGTGAATTTCTTTTTTTAATGATGCACTCTTATATTTAATAAGTATCTCTTATTATATGCTATTAATTATAAAAATTATGAATGGAATGCTAATCGCAGTATTTTTTGTCACAAGTAAGTCCGTAGCCATTCGGGCACGACTAATGCCCGAATGCTTTCTTCACGCCTATTCCCGCCAGTAGCGTTGTCAGCGCTAGTACCAGGGTCGATCGAATGACCTGCTGATAACGCTGATGCTGCATATGCGTTAATGCCGGATCGTTGAAATTAGCCGGGGGAGCCGGCGGCAAAGCGCTGATGCAGTGTAATTCGCCAATGGGGCCAACAATTTCATCGTCGCTGAAGCTGTAATCTGCCCGGTCGTGCTTCAGCTCTTCATACAGCGCCATCACCAGCTCGCAATCTTCATACTCATGTCGGCTAATGATGCCCAGCCCGTAAATGAGCTTCAAACGAATCGATAATGCCCCTAACGGCCCGTTACCGCTAAGCAGCGGGCCAACGGCATACTTCACCGCATAATCGTCTTTGCGAAAAGCCTGCAAAACCAGATCACCGACGATATCGGTCAGCAACTCTACTGCGTAAATAAATAAGCTGCGGACATTTTTACCGGCGTTTAAGCGTTCCAGAATGCGGTTTTCTATCGCCTGTGATGGTTGTTCCATATCGGCCTGCCTGGTTGAACATGATAATCCGGGCGGTTACGCCGCCCGGCGTTCAATCATGCCTGAGCTTTATAAGCGGCCATTACCTGGGCTACAACGTCGCTATTTGCGTCCAGCCCTGAGACTTGTGCAAGGGCTGCCTGTGGGCCAAGAGTAGCGATAAGTTCCGCCAGTTCTTTAGCCTGAGGATCCTGGTCGCTATGGTAATGCATAGCGGCGGCAATCCCCTGAACCAGAAATGCGTGCGGCAGGCCGTATTCCAGAGTACCGAGCAGAGGTTTAATCAGACGATCGCCTGCGCTGAGTTTACGCAGCGGCTGGCGGCCTACGCGTTCTACATCGTCTTTCAGATAAGGGTTTTCAAAGCGGCCCAGAATTTTACCGATATAAGCATCGTGTTTACCCGGATCGAAGCCATAGCGCTTGATCAGCACCGATCCGCTCTCTTCCATGGCTCCTTTAACAATCTGGCGGATTTTAGGGTCGAGAATCGCATCGCGGATAGTTTGCAATCCTGCAAGCTGACCCAGATAAGCCGTAATTGCGTGGCCGGTGTTCAGGGTAAACAGTTTACGTTCGACAAATGCCATCAGATTATCGGTCGGCTCCATGCCCGGGATCCGCGGAATTGGCCCCTTAAACTGAGTTTCATCGACAATCCACTCACTGAAAGTTTCTACCGTAACTTCCAGAGGATCGTGCGCCGCAGATTCAGACGGTGGGACGATACGGTCAACGGCGGAGTCAACGAAGCCAACGTGCTCTTCAACCCAGGAGTGCTCAGAGGCAGGCAGCGCTTTCAGTACATGTGCTTTAAGCTGGCTGGTGCCGCGTACCATGTTTTCGCAGGCGATGATGTTGAGCGGGGAGTTGTTACCATTTTGATGGCGCTTAGTAAGGCCTGCGGCAATGGCCGGTGCGATAAGTCCAAGCACGACCGGACCGACGGCAGTAGTGATTAAATCAACCTGAGTGATCAGCTCAATAACTTCGTCACCGGTGCTGCTTACTGCATTAACGCCGGAAACGGTATCAATCTGCTGCTGCTCGCCAACCACATGCACCTGATAGCTATGGCGGGCGTTAATCGCATCCAGGACCACCTGGTTTACATCGGCAAAAGTCAGGCTGATACCTGCATCCGCCAGAAGTTTACCGATAAAGCCACGACCAATGTTACCTGCGCCAAAATGTAATGCTTTCATAATGTATACCTTCCTAAAGCTGCTGGACCCGGAGAGGGTTTGGGTGAGGTATCTGACGAAGCGTCCGGCCTCTCACCCAAGCCCTCTCCCAAAAGGGAGAGGGGGATGGCTGTTAGGCTGGTTTATTGCCGGACAGCAGGGCTAAAACCTCGTCAACGCTGGTGGTAGAGGCCAGTTTCTCGATAACAGACTCATCATCCAGGGCGTTAGTCAGGCTGGTGATAACCTGGATGTGTTCGTTATTGCGGGCCGCGATACCGATAACCAGGCGAGCGATGTCATCTTCTTCTTCACCGAAGCGCACGCCTTGTGGGTACTGGCAGAACACTACGCCGGTCTTCAGCACGCGGTCTTTGGCTTCTACAGTGCCGTGTGGAACCGCAATCGATTCGCCCAGATAGGTTGGTGTCAGCTTTTCGCGATCCATCATTGCTTCGACATATTCCGGCTCGACGTAGCCGCCTTTGACCAGTTGCTCACCGGCAAAGCGGATTGCCTGCTCTTTATTAGTAGCACTCAGGCCGAGGAACACGTTGTCTGCGCCGAGGCGGAACAGCTGAGCTTCCGGCTCATCGAAACTGTCTTTCAGGCTGGTCAGAACTTTGGTTTCGTTTTCGGTGTGGCGCTGTGCGGCTACCAGGCGGCTTACCAGGTCGCTATACAGGCCGCTATCCAGGAAGTTGGTCAGGGAAATATGCTGGGCATGTGGGGCCTGGCGCATGGCGCGCTCGGTCAGATCCCGATGGGTAATAACCAGGTCAACATCGCCTGGCAGGGCGTTGATGGCACAGTTGCTTACCGAAATATCGCCAAGGCCTGCATCCTGAACTTTCTTGCGCAGCACGCCGGCACCCATGGCGCTGGAACCCATACCGGCATCACAGGCCACGATGATCTTGCGAACCGAGCTCAGGTCACCGGTAGTGGTTGCCGCTTCAGCGGTAGCCGGTACGCCTTTAGACGCGCCTTTCATGTCCTGCATGCGCTGGGTAGCGGCATCCAGATCATCTTCTTCTTTGGTTTTGCTGGTTTTCAGCAGAATGGCGGAGACTACGAAGGAAACCAGCATCGCAGCGCAAATAGCGGCGATATTCGCGAAGTAAGCACCTTTTGGCGTCATCGCCAGCACGGCCAGGATAGAACCCGGAGAGGCCGGAGATACCAGGCCGCCGTTCAGCATGGTCAGAGTAAATACGCCGGTCATACCGCCGAGGATTACGGCGATGATCAGACGTGGATTCATCAGAACATACGGGAAGTAGATTTCGTGGATACCACCCAGGAAGTGGATGATAGCCGCACCGCCAGCAGACTGTTTCGCGCTGCCGCGGCCAAAGAACATGTATGCCAGCAGCACACCCATACCCGGGCCTGGGTTGGCTTCAATCAGGAAGAAAATAGATTTACCGATATCATGCGACTGCTGGATACCCAGAGGCGAGAAGATACCGTGGTTAATGGCGTTATTGAGGAACAGGATTTTTGCCGGCTCTACGAAGATAGAGGCCAGCGGCAGCATATCGTGCACCACCATGAAATTAACGCCAGCTGCCAGCAGCTTAGACAGCACTTCCACCGCCGGGCCGATTCCAAGGAATGCCAGAATTGCCAGGATCATGCCGATAATACCGGCGGAGAAGTTGTTAACCAGCATCTCGAAGCCGGATTTGATTTTGCCATCTACCGCGGCATCGAATTTCTTGATGCAGTAGCCGCCCAGCGGGCCCGCAATCATTGAACCGAGGAACATCGGCATATCCGCGCCGACGATAACGCCCATGGTTGTGATGGCACCCACTACGCCGCCACGGTCACCGCCCACCAGACGCCCACCGGTATAACCGATAAGCAGTGGCAGCAGATAAGTGATCATCGGGCCGACTAATTTGGCCAGGGTTTCGTTAGGCAACCATCCGGTTGGAATGAAGAGTGCGGTGATAATACCCCAGGCGATAAATGCGCCAATATTCGGCATTACCATGTTGCTGAGAAAGCGACCAAAGCTTTGAACTTTGATCTTAAAATCGGATGACATAAAACACCCCTTGTTAAAAGTTCGCGCCGATGAACCGGTTGTTCCGTGAGCAACGGGGCGATGACCGCTGCTATATGAGGCGAATTTGGCAGCTAATCTGAAAGCTGTCCAGATGACGGCAGGAGTGTGATTTTCATCACTTTTTGTGGGGTGCTGAGGGGGTTGTTTTGGTGACTTTTGTCACATTTATTGCGTGTAATAAAACAACATCGCACTAAATGAATTGGGATTAGATTGGTTAATGTGATGTTAATCACATTGTTATTGGGTATGTTATTTTGTTGTTCGTGATGTTAATCACATTTTACTTTGGCTTGCTGTATAATTTGTGAGCTAAAGCAGTCTCGTGAATCCATTCTTTAAAGCGATGTAATGGAATTACATATCGATCGCAACTCAGGGTTTTGGATTGGTAGCCGACGATAAAAGCGGGCCATCCGGCAAAGGGACTGCGCATAAAATCCAGCATAATTAATGCACTGAGCCTCAGGATTGCGCCTTATGCACCATACTTTAGCTTATCGATGGAAAACGGGAGCGAGTTATGAAGCTGATTGGTAGTTACACCAGCCCTTATGTGCGCAAAATATCGGTGATTCTTCTTGAGCAGGGAATGGCGTTCGAATTCGTCAATGCTCAGCCATGGGAGCCAGATAGCCCTATCAGCCGCTATAACCCGCTGGGCAAGGTGCCGGCACTGGTCGATGAACAGGGGCGAGTGTGGTTTGATTCGCCGGTTATCGCCGGGCTGCTGGCGCACAATGCCGAAGGGCCGAAGCTACTACCCGATGAGCCGATGGCGGCCCTAGAGGTGCGTCAGCTTGAGGCGCTGGCCGATGGCATCCTTGATGTTGCCGTTATCTCCGTTCGCGAACGTCAGCGCCCGCCGGCACATCAATCCCCGCAAGAACTGGTGCGCCAGCGAGAAAAAATAGAGCGTTCTCTGGACTGGCTGGAGCAGGAGATTGCTGCCGGAAAGATTGTTGCCGAGCCGCTGAATATCGGCACGATCGCGGTGGGCTGCGCCGTGGATTATCTTAATTTTCGCCGCGTGCTGGCCGGATGGTGCGCCGGGCGTCCGCATTTAGTGGCACTGCTGGATAAGCTCTTGCAACGCAGCAGCTTCGCCCGCACAGCACCGCCAACAGCCTGATCGACACTTTGCATGACCTGTTGCGCAGACAAGGGCGATAACGCCCTGTTAAACTTGGGTCATTGCCAATAATGACGACCTTACCATGAACCAATCTGCGCTTTATGGCCAGCTACCGGCCACCGATCGGCTGCTGCGAGATGCGGCATTTCAGACCTTACTCACTCAATATGGACACCGGCAGGTTGTAGCCACGCTACACCAGTTGCAGGACGAGGCCCGGCTGGCTATTCGTTCCCGCCAGCAGCTGCCGGTCTGGCAGGGGGACTGGGCAGCGGAGGCGAGCCGCCGACTGAAGCATGGGCAGTGTAGTGCTTTGCGCCCGGTGTTTAACCTCAGCGGTACAGTTTTGCATACCAACCTTGGCCGCGCTCAGCAGGCTGAAGCTGCGGTTGCTGCCGTTAGCGCGGCAATGCGTTCGCCCCTCACCCTGGAGTACGACCTGGATGGCGCAGGGCGTGGGCATCGCGATCGCGCGGTAGCGACTCTGCTGTGTGAACTTACCGGGGCGGAAGATGCCTGCATCGTAAATAACAATGCGGCGGCGGTGCTGCTGATGCTGGCGGCCTGTGCCGATGGTGGTGAGGTCGTTGTTTCTCGAGGTGAATTGGTAGAAATCGGCGGTGCGTTTCGCATTCCAGATGTGATGCGTCAGGCCGGTTGCCAGCTGCATGAAGTGGGGACCACTAACCGTACGCATCTGCGAGATTATCGTCAGGCGATTAATCCGCAAACTTCCCTGTTAATGAAGGTTCATACCAGTAACTACCATATTGATGGCTTTACCGCTTCCGTCAGTGAAGAAGAGCTGGCGCAGCTGGGGGCTGAGCACAATATTCCGGTCGTGGCCGATCTTGGCAGCGGCTCGCTGATTGATATGACGGCCTGGGGGCTTCCCGCCGAGCCAATGCCGCAAAGCCTGATTGCCGCTGGCGTCAGTATGGTTAGCTTCTCCGGCGATAAGCTGCTCGGGGGGCCGCAGGCGGGGATTATTGTCGGTAAGCGCGAGCTGATAGCCCGTCTGCAATCCCATCCATTAAAGCGGGCGCTACGGGCCGACAAGATGACTCTGGCCGCGCTGGAGGCCACTTTGCAGCTATATAAACACCCGGAGGCTCTTTGCGAGCGGCTGCCCACATTGCGCTTTCTTACTCGAAGTGCGCAGGAAATTGAGGCCCAGGCTCGCCGATTACTTGAACCTCTTGTGGCCCACTATGGGCAGACGTTTAGCGTTCAGGTAGAACCATGTCTGGCACAGATTGGTAGCGGCTCGCTGCCGGTCGACAGGCTGCCGGGGTTTGCTATTACTTTTGCACCACTTTCCGGGCGCGGTAGCGAGCTGACTGCGCTGGCTGATAGGTTGCGCAGTGTGGATAAACCGGTTATTGGCCGCATTCATGATGGGCGCCTGTGGCTGGATTTACGTTGTCTGGATGATGAAAACGGCTTAATGGAGATGTTGTTGTCATGATTATTGCCACGGCGGGACACGTCGACCATGGAAAAACCACGCTATTGGCGGCACTGACTGGCATTGATGCCGATCGATTGCCGGAAGAAAAAAAGCGCGGAATGACCATCGATCTCGGCTACGCCTACTGGCCGCAGCCGGATGGCCGGGTGGTGGGGTTTATTGATGTACCTGGCCACGAAAAATTTCTCGCCAATATGCTGGCAGGCGTGAGCGGAATCGACCGTGCGTTGCTAGTGGTGGCTTGCGATGACGGCGTGATGGCTCAGACGCTAGAGCATCTGACTATTTTGCAGCTGGCGGGCGTACCGGAGCTGAGCGTAGCGTTAACTAAGGCCGATCGGGTCGATGCCGGGCGTCTGGCTGAGGTGGAACAACAGGTTCGCCAGGTCGTAACGGAGATGGGCTGGCGTGATGCAACGCTGTTTCACACTTCTGCGCAAACTGGTCTGGGAATAGCTGAGTTACAGCAGCATTTACTGGCACTGAGCGAGCGGCCGCAGCGCGATGGACAGCGGTTCCGGCTGGCGATTGACCGGGCCTTTAGCGTCAAAGGTGCAGGGCTGGTGGTGACAGGTACGGCGCACAGCGGAGAAGTTTCTGTAGGCGATACTCTGTGGCTTAGCGGTGCGGATAAACCGA
This genomic interval from Salmonella enterica subsp. enterica serovar Choleraesuis contains the following:
- a CDS encoding acid phosphatase, giving the protein MASTHRLALTLVCIFPVLTGCAHAQTKGFLTEQTAPDSLAILPPPPAENSAAFTNDRAQYYQTRILPDRLRTERAASDADYKNINLAFSFAFGRTISPQTTPQLWKLLQGVLQDSHDFAMRSAKNHYQRLRPFVVFHDHTCTPEKDEKMAKTGSYPSGHASFGWATALVLAQINPARQTEILQRGYDFGQSRVICGAHWQSDVDSGRLMGAAVYARLQTSAAFRQQLAAAQAEFNAPTESSALNRRQSGTAAY
- a CDS encoding MltR family transcriptional regulator — protein: MEQPSQAIENRILERLNAGKNVRSLFIYAVELLTDIVGDLVLQAFRKDDYAVKYAVGPLLSGNGPLGALSIRLKLIYGLGIISRHEYEDCELVMALYEELKHDRADYSFSDDEIVGPIGELHCISALPPAPPANFNDPALTHMQHQRYQQVIRSTLVLALTTLLAGIGVKKAFGH
- the mtlD gene encoding mannitol-1-phosphate 5-dehydrogenase, giving the protein MKALHFGAGNIGRGFIGKLLADAGISLTFADVNQVVLDAINARHSYQVHVVGEQQQIDTVSGVNAVSSTGDEVIELITQVDLITTAVGPVVLGLIAPAIAAGLTKRHQNGNNSPLNIIACENMVRGTSQLKAHVLKALPASEHSWVEEHVGFVDSAVDRIVPPSESAAHDPLEVTVETFSEWIVDETQFKGPIPRIPGMEPTDNLMAFVERKLFTLNTGHAITAYLGQLAGLQTIRDAILDPKIRQIVKGAMEESGSVLIKRYGFDPGKHDAYIGKILGRFENPYLKDDVERVGRQPLRKLSAGDRLIKPLLGTLEYGLPHAFLVQGIAAAMHYHSDQDPQAKELAELIATLGPQAALAQVSGLDANSDVVAQVMAAYKAQA
- the mtlA gene encoding PTS mannitol transporter subunit IICBA; translation: MSSDFKIKVQSFGRFLSNMVMPNIGAFIAWGIITALFIPTGWLPNETLAKLVGPMITYLLPLLIGYTGGRLVGGDRGGVVGAITTMGVIVGADMPMFLGSMIAGPLGGYCIKKFDAAVDGKIKSGFEMLVNNFSAGIIGMILAILAFLGIGPAVEVLSKLLAAGVNFMVVHDMLPLASIFVEPAKILFLNNAINHGIFSPLGIQQSHDIGKSIFFLIEANPGPGMGVLLAYMFFGRGSAKQSAGGAAIIHFLGGIHEIYFPYVLMNPRLIIAVILGGMTGVFTLTMLNGGLVSPASPGSILAVLAMTPKGAYFANIAAICAAMLVSFVVSAILLKTSKTKEEDDLDAATQRMQDMKGASKGVPATAEAATTTGDLSSVRKIIVACDAGMGSSAMGAGVLRKKVQDAGLGDISVSNCAINALPGDVDLVITHRDLTERAMRQAPHAQHISLTNFLDSGLYSDLVSRLVAAQRHTENETKVLTSLKDSFDEPEAQLFRLGADNVFLGLSATNKEQAIRFAGEQLVKGGYVEPEYVEAMMDREKLTPTYLGESIAVPHGTVEAKDRVLKTGVVFCQYPQGVRFGEEEDDIARLVIGIAARNNEHIQVITSLTNALDDESVIEKLASTTSVDEVLALLSGNKPA
- a CDS encoding glutathione S-transferase; this encodes MKLIGSYTSPYVRKISVILLEQGMAFEFVNAQPWEPDSPISRYNPLGKVPALVDEQGRVWFDSPVIAGLLAHNAEGPKLLPDEPMAALEVRQLEALADGILDVAVISVRERQRPPAHQSPQELVRQREKIERSLDWLEQEIAAGKIVAEPLNIGTIAVGCAVDYLNFRRVLAGWCAGRPHLVALLDKLLQRSSFARTAPPTA
- the selA gene encoding L-seryl-tRNA(Sec) selenium transferase encodes the protein MNQSALYGQLPATDRLLRDAAFQTLLTQYGHRQVVATLHQLQDEARLAIRSRQQLPVWQGDWAAEASRRLKHGQCSALRPVFNLSGTVLHTNLGRAQQAEAAVAAVSAAMRSPLTLEYDLDGAGRGHRDRAVATLLCELTGAEDACIVNNNAAAVLLMLAACADGGEVVVSRGELVEIGGAFRIPDVMRQAGCQLHEVGTTNRTHLRDYRQAINPQTSLLMKVHTSNYHIDGFTASVSEEELAQLGAEHNIPVVADLGSGSLIDMTAWGLPAEPMPQSLIAAGVSMVSFSGDKLLGGPQAGIIVGKRELIARLQSHPLKRALRADKMTLAALEATLQLYKHPEALCERLPTLRFLTRSAQEIEAQARRLLEPLVAHYGQTFSVQVEPCLAQIGSGSLPVDRLPGFAITFAPLSGRGSELTALADRLRSVDKPVIGRIHDGRLWLDLRCLDDENGLMEMLLS